A region of Maridesulfovibrio sp. DNA encodes the following proteins:
- the groL gene encoding chaperonin GroEL (60 kDa chaperone family; promotes refolding of misfolded polypeptides especially under stressful conditions; forms two stacked rings of heptamers to form a barrel-shaped 14mer; ends can be capped by GroES; misfolded proteins enter the barrel where they are refolded when GroES binds), translating into MAKTIEFDVTARDRLKKGVDTLAEAVKVTLGPKGRNVVIEKSWGAPTITKDGVTVAKEIDLEDKFENMGAQMVKEVASKTNDIAGDGTTTATVLAQSIFEEGVKLVAAGRNPMSIKRGIDSAVEAIVEELGKLAKPTRDKAEIAQVGTISANSDSTIGEILAEAMDKVGKEGVITVEEAKSMKTELDVVEGMQFDRGYLSPYFATDTDKMVCEFEDPMILLVEKKVSSMKDLLPILEQVLKMSRPLLIVAEDVDGEALATLVVNRLRANLNVCAIKAPGFGDRRKEMLKDIATLTGATVVSEDIGLTLDAMTVEGLGTAKRVRIDKENTVIVDGAGNVEDIKGRVKQIEAQIADSSSDYDREKLQERLAKLVGGVAVIKVGAATEVEMKEKKARVEDALNATRAAVEEGIVAGGGTALVRCSKVLDDLKAGNDDELAGINIIRRAAQQPLRMIAENAGFEGSVVVEKVAEGKDGFGFNAGTGVYEDLIKAGVIDPKKVTRIALQNSASVSSLLLTTECAIADAEEDEE; encoded by the coding sequence ATGGCTAAAACTATTGAATTTGACGTAACTGCTCGTGACCGCCTGAAAAAAGGTGTAGACACCCTCGCAGAAGCCGTAAAGGTTACCCTCGGACCCAAAGGTCGTAACGTTGTTATCGAAAAATCCTGGGGCGCTCCCACCATCACTAAAGACGGTGTGACTGTTGCAAAGGAAATCGACCTTGAAGACAAGTTCGAAAACATGGGCGCACAGATGGTTAAGGAAGTTGCTTCCAAAACCAACGACATCGCCGGTGACGGTACCACCACCGCTACTGTTCTGGCCCAGTCCATCTTTGAAGAAGGTGTAAAGCTTGTTGCTGCAGGCCGTAACCCCATGTCCATCAAACGCGGTATCGATTCCGCTGTTGAAGCTATCGTCGAAGAGCTTGGCAAACTTGCCAAACCCACTCGCGACAAAGCTGAAATCGCACAGGTCGGCACCATCTCTGCAAACAGCGATTCCACCATCGGTGAGATCCTCGCTGAAGCAATGGATAAAGTAGGCAAAGAAGGCGTTATCACTGTTGAAGAAGCCAAATCCATGAAAACCGAACTGGACGTTGTTGAAGGCATGCAGTTCGACCGTGGCTACCTCTCCCCCTACTTCGCAACCGACACCGATAAAATGGTTTGCGAATTCGAAGATCCCATGATTCTTCTTGTTGAGAAAAAGGTTTCCAGCATGAAAGACCTGCTTCCCATTCTGGAACAGGTTCTGAAAATGTCACGTCCCCTGCTCATCGTAGCTGAAGACGTAGACGGCGAAGCTCTGGCTACCCTCGTGGTAAACAGACTGCGCGCCAACCTGAATGTTTGCGCTATCAAGGCTCCCGGATTCGGTGACCGCCGCAAGGAAATGCTCAAAGACATCGCAACCCTCACCGGTGCAACTGTTGTTTCCGAAGACATCGGCCTCACCCTCGATGCCATGACCGTTGAAGGTCTCGGTACTGCAAAGCGCGTACGCATCGACAAGGAAAACACCGTTATCGTAGACGGCGCAGGTAATGTTGAAGACATCAAAGGCCGTGTAAAGCAGATCGAAGCTCAGATTGCTGATTCTTCCTCTGACTACGACCGTGAAAAACTTCAGGAACGTCTCGCCAAGCTCGTTGGCGGTGTTGCAGTAATCAAAGTCGGTGCTGCTACTGAAGTTGAAATGAAAGAAAAGAAAGCCCGCGTTGAAGATGCTCTGAACGCAACCCGCGCTGCTGTTGAAGAAGGCATCGTAGCTGGTGGCGGTACCGCCCTCGTACGCTGCTCCAAAGTTCTCGATGACCTCAAAGCAGGCAACGACGATGAACTGGCCGGTATCAACATCATCCGCCGCGCTGCTCAGCAGCCCCTGCGCATGATCGCTGAGAACGCAGGTTTCGAAGGTTCCGTTGTTGTTGAAAAAGTTGCTGAAGGCAAAGACGGCTTCGGCTTCAACGCAGGTACCGGAGTATACGAAGACCTGATCAAGGCCGGTGTTATCGACCCCAAAAAGGTTACCCGTATCGCTCTTCAGAACTCCGCTTCCGTGTCCAGCCTGCTGCTGACCACCGAATGCGCTATTGCTGACGCAGAAGAAGACGAAGAATAG
- a CDS encoding glycosyltransferase, whose protein sequence is MKGSNVRVDLHVHSKYSTRPSQWILQKLGCPESFTEPLKIYDRAFARSMNMVTITDHNTINGSLEIAHLKNAFISEEITTYFPEDGCKLHVLAYDITEEHHREFQKLRDNVFDLVPYLREQGIVHVLAHPLFAVNERLTPEHFEKALLLFNTLELNGTRDEMQNSALRTIVDNLTPEIIDSLANKHDIAPYGNTPWVKGLTGGSDDHSGINIARVYTEFVDVMTPQEMLGAVSEGRCMVQGKAATPHTMAHNLYGIAYQFYKSHFDCTKLKRSVECFGYIDNVLDPGDKVSPSILDKLQNFIYRQRSKKYFRTSDSVQAALLREANRIVESEDRARNISCGFKYSPEELEDEWFRFVGNATDKVLSGLGDKIINSALGANLFDVFHTIGAAGSLYTLLAPYFVSYGLFASEREFARDCLYAFGHKDLHAGETKIAHFTDTFSDVNGVALTLQSQLDVARKHDKKLTVITCGSEGSSDQVVNFSPAGEFEFPEYPELSFKYPPFLRVLAHCLESDYTLLHLATPGPVGLAGLAVARLLKLPVHGTYHTAFPQYVRAFTDDTGLEDISWKFMIWFYNQMDTVFVPSEATGDELSGKGVKPHKIKVYPRGVDTSRFTPEKRNGFYSKRFKVKEAVKLLYVGRVSREKNLDVLTEAFKTVSAIRPELHLVVVGEGPYLDEMKLRLEGCPVTFTGYLDGEELSSCYASSDVFVFPSATDTFGNVVLEAQASGLPVIVTDCGGPCENLIKDTTGLIVEAGNSDALSRAIVRLADHPELLQYMKKSARTYTEQRSFDAEFLKTWTMYEDLSKRSAMQ, encoded by the coding sequence ATGAAAGGTTCTAATGTGAGGGTGGACCTGCATGTACACTCAAAATATTCAACCCGCCCATCCCAGTGGATTCTGCAGAAGCTGGGGTGCCCGGAGAGCTTTACCGAGCCGTTGAAGATTTATGACAGGGCTTTTGCACGGTCCATGAACATGGTCACCATTACCGATCACAACACGATTAACGGCAGTCTGGAAATAGCCCATCTTAAAAACGCGTTCATCAGCGAAGAAATTACGACATATTTCCCGGAAGACGGCTGTAAGCTACACGTTCTGGCTTATGATATCACCGAAGAACACCACCGCGAGTTCCAGAAGTTGCGCGACAATGTATTTGACCTTGTTCCTTATCTGCGAGAGCAGGGCATTGTTCATGTGCTGGCTCATCCTCTTTTCGCAGTCAATGAGCGACTGACCCCGGAGCATTTTGAAAAAGCCCTGCTGCTTTTCAATACCCTCGAGCTGAACGGTACCCGTGATGAAATGCAGAACTCGGCCCTGCGTACCATCGTTGACAACCTGACTCCTGAAATTATCGACAGCCTTGCAAATAAGCACGATATTGCGCCTTACGGTAACACCCCATGGGTCAAGGGCCTGACCGGTGGATCAGATGACCATTCCGGTATCAATATCGCGAGGGTTTATACTGAGTTTGTTGATGTCATGACCCCGCAGGAAATGCTTGGAGCTGTCAGCGAAGGGCGGTGCATGGTTCAGGGAAAGGCGGCTACTCCGCATACCATGGCCCATAATCTTTATGGAATTGCCTACCAGTTTTACAAAAGCCATTTTGATTGTACCAAGCTGAAACGTTCTGTTGAATGCTTCGGATATATCGACAATGTGCTTGATCCCGGCGACAAGGTAAGTCCTTCCATTCTGGATAAGCTTCAGAATTTTATCTACCGTCAGCGCTCTAAAAAATATTTCAGGACTTCTGATTCAGTTCAGGCGGCCTTGTTGCGGGAAGCCAACCGTATTGTGGAAAGTGAAGACCGTGCCCGTAATATAAGCTGCGGTTTCAAATACAGTCCTGAAGAGCTGGAAGATGAATGGTTTCGTTTTGTGGGTAATGCTACTGATAAAGTCCTCTCCGGTTTGGGAGATAAAATTATCAACAGCGCTTTGGGTGCGAATCTTTTTGATGTATTCCATACCATCGGTGCGGCCGGATCCCTGTATACTCTGCTTGCTCCTTATTTTGTCTCATATGGACTCTTTGCCAGTGAACGGGAATTTGCACGGGACTGTCTGTACGCTTTCGGGCATAAGGACCTGCATGCAGGTGAAACTAAAATTGCCCATTTTACCGATACATTCAGTGACGTGAACGGTGTGGCCTTAACACTGCAAAGTCAGTTGGATGTTGCCCGTAAGCATGATAAAAAGCTTACTGTAATTACCTGCGGTTCCGAAGGATCCAGTGATCAGGTAGTAAATTTTTCCCCTGCCGGAGAATTTGAGTTTCCCGAATATCCGGAACTGTCGTTCAAATACCCGCCGTTTCTGCGAGTGCTGGCCCACTGTCTGGAAAGCGATTACACTTTGTTGCATCTGGCGACTCCAGGCCCGGTCGGTCTGGCAGGGCTGGCTGTAGCCCGCCTTCTCAAGCTTCCTGTTCATGGAACATACCATACGGCCTTTCCGCAGTATGTCCGGGCCTTCACGGATGATACCGGGCTGGAAGATATCTCATGGAAATTTATGATCTGGTTTTACAACCAGATGGATACGGTTTTCGTCCCTTCCGAAGCGACCGGGGACGAGTTGTCCGGTAAAGGCGTCAAGCCGCACAAAATCAAAGTCTATCCCCGTGGAGTGGATACCAGCCGCTTTACTCCTGAGAAACGCAATGGTTTTTATAGCAAGCGCTTCAAAGTCAAGGAAGCGGTCAAATTGCTCTATGTGGGCCGTGTGTCCCGTGAAAAGAATCTTGATGTGCTGACCGAAGCCTTTAAGACAGTGTCCGCCATCAGGCCGGAATTGCATCTTGTCGTGGTCGGTGAAGGCCCATATCTTGATGAAATGAAACTTCGTCTGGAAGGGTGCCCGGTGACGTTCACAGGCTATCTGGACGGGGAAGAACTCTCTTCCTGCTATGCCAGTTCCGATGTCTTTGTATTTCCTTCCGCAACCGATACCTTCGGCAATGTGGTTCTGGAAGCCCAAGCTTCAGGTCTTCCGGTAATCGTCACTGATTGCGGAGGGCCCTGCGAAAATCTTATTAAGGATACTACCGGGCTGATCGTAGAAGCCGGAAATTCAGACGCGCTAAGCAGAGCAATTGTCCGCCTTGCCGACCACCCAGAGCTGTTGCAGTACATGAAAAAGAGTGCGCGGACCTACACTGAACAACGATCTTTTGATGCTGAATTTCTAAAGACCTGGACCATGTATGAAGATTTGTCCAAAAGATCAGCTATGCAATAA
- a CDS encoding phosphoribosylformylglycinamidine synthase subunit PurS: MLWRVEVALKDHVRDVHGHKVSNKIKEELGIEAGDVRTIKVYTVEGLEKDEIEKVLELGVLHDPVLHTPSLEPLAKDFAWNLEVGFRPGVTDNEGRTAKESVILVTEPAAVEAVKVYTSTQYLFDKDLGLEQVSHIAKDLLANELIQRYEIRSAEEWVKSPGFEAKAARVTGKASDEVAVIDLAAMSDDEMMAFSRENTLALSLEEFHCIRRYYADPEVVKQREEMGLTAQPTDAELEALAQTWSEHCKHKIFSSKISYENKETGFSSTVDSLYKTCIMNTTKEIRAEKGDDDFCLSVFKDNAGVIKFNDKLNVCVKMETHNSPSALDPYGGALTGIVGVNRDPMGTGLGANLLCNTDVFCFASPFHEGELPPRLLHPRRVFEGVREGVEHGGNKSGIPTVNGSIVFDERYLGKPLVYCGTVGTMPVEAAGRPSHQKKALPGDIIVMTGGRIGKDGIHGATFSSEELHEGSPATAVQIGDPITQRKMYDCLMRARDLGLYNAITDNGAGGLSSSVGEMAEDSGGCDLDLAKAPLKYDGLKPWEILVSEAQERMTIAVPPEKLDEFMALADEMDVEATALGTYTDSGLYNIRYGEKPVACLRMDFLHDGVPQMQLKAVWERPEIEFTGEPEVADHTALLKDMLGRLNICSKEYVIRQYDHEVQGRSVVKPLVGEQEDGPADAGVLRPDFDDDKGLVVSHGICPKFSDLDTYWMMANAVDEAIRNAVAVGGDITHMAGIDNFCWCDPVQSESSPDGHYKLAQLVRANQALSHFCRAFGVPCISGKDSMKNDYKGGGVKISIPPTVLFSTVGIVPDINMCVTSDFKKPGEFIYVLGMTRDEMGGSEIASQLNFVHDKVPHVEALTAKARYMTLNQAMRQRLVTSCHDLSDGGLGVALAEMSLGGRIGCEVDLRSVPTEYGMSTLSVLYSESASRFAVTVAPENAGKFEELFAGQICKRIGMTVGGSSFGLMEGSAGIVRCKTEDLATAFKETLNW, encoded by the coding sequence ATGCTCTGGCGTGTCGAGGTCGCACTTAAAGACCATGTCCGTGATGTTCACGGCCATAAAGTTTCCAATAAGATCAAAGAAGAATTAGGTATTGAGGCCGGTGATGTCCGGACCATCAAGGTATATACTGTTGAAGGTCTTGAGAAAGACGAAATTGAAAAGGTTTTGGAACTGGGCGTACTTCATGACCCGGTCCTGCATACACCTTCCCTTGAGCCGCTGGCCAAGGATTTCGCATGGAACCTTGAAGTGGGCTTCCGTCCCGGCGTTACCGACAACGAAGGCCGTACTGCCAAGGAATCAGTAATTCTGGTTACTGAACCGGCAGCTGTGGAAGCGGTAAAAGTCTATACTTCCACCCAGTATCTTTTTGATAAGGATCTCGGTCTGGAGCAGGTCAGCCATATAGCAAAGGACCTGCTGGCTAACGAACTTATCCAGCGTTACGAAATCCGTTCCGCAGAGGAATGGGTGAAGTCTCCGGGATTCGAAGCCAAGGCAGCACGGGTTACCGGTAAAGCCAGTGACGAAGTTGCAGTTATCGACCTCGCGGCTATGTCCGATGACGAAATGATGGCTTTCAGCCGTGAGAACACCCTTGCCCTGAGTCTTGAGGAATTCCACTGCATCCGTAGATACTATGCCGACCCTGAAGTAGTTAAGCAGCGTGAGGAAATGGGACTTACCGCCCAGCCTACTGATGCGGAACTCGAAGCTCTGGCCCAGACATGGTCCGAACACTGCAAGCATAAGATTTTCAGCTCTAAGATTTCTTATGAAAATAAGGAAACCGGGTTTTCCTCTACTGTAGACAGCCTTTACAAAACCTGCATCATGAACACCACCAAGGAAATCCGCGCTGAAAAGGGCGACGATGATTTCTGCCTTTCCGTGTTCAAAGATAATGCCGGTGTTATCAAGTTCAATGACAAGCTTAATGTCTGCGTTAAAATGGAGACCCACAACAGTCCCTCTGCGCTCGATCCTTACGGTGGAGCGTTGACCGGTATTGTAGGCGTCAACCGTGACCCCATGGGTACCGGGCTGGGCGCGAACCTGCTCTGTAACACAGACGTGTTCTGTTTTGCGTCACCCTTTCATGAAGGTGAATTGCCCCCGCGTCTGCTGCATCCCCGCCGGGTGTTCGAAGGTGTACGCGAAGGTGTGGAGCATGGCGGTAACAAATCCGGTATTCCCACAGTGAACGGGTCTATTGTTTTTGATGAACGTTATCTCGGCAAGCCGCTGGTTTACTGTGGTACCGTGGGGACCATGCCTGTGGAAGCTGCAGGACGTCCCAGCCACCAAAAGAAAGCCCTGCCCGGCGATATCATTGTCATGACCGGTGGCCGTATCGGTAAAGACGGTATTCACGGCGCGACTTTTTCCTCCGAGGAACTGCATGAAGGTTCTCCGGCAACAGCTGTTCAGATCGGTGACCCGATTACCCAGCGCAAGATGTATGACTGCCTGATGCGTGCCCGTGACTTGGGCCTGTACAACGCCATCACCGATAACGGTGCGGGCGGCTTGTCTTCCTCTGTCGGTGAAATGGCCGAGGACAGCGGCGGTTGTGATCTTGACCTTGCCAAGGCACCGCTCAAATATGACGGTCTCAAACCATGGGAAATCCTCGTTTCCGAAGCTCAGGAAAGAATGACCATAGCTGTCCCGCCTGAAAAACTGGACGAGTTCATGGCCCTTGCGGATGAAATGGACGTGGAAGCTACTGCCCTCGGTACTTATACTGACAGCGGCCTCTACAACATCCGCTACGGAGAAAAGCCAGTAGCCTGCCTGCGCATGGACTTCCTTCATGACGGTGTTCCCCAGATGCAGCTCAAGGCTGTCTGGGAACGTCCTGAAATCGAATTTACCGGAGAACCCGAAGTTGCAGACCACACAGCGCTGCTCAAGGATATGCTTGGGCGTCTGAATATTTGCAGCAAGGAGTATGTCATCCGCCAGTATGACCATGAAGTGCAGGGCCGCAGTGTGGTCAAGCCTCTGGTCGGTGAGCAGGAGGACGGTCCTGCTGATGCCGGTGTGCTTCGTCCCGACTTTGACGATGACAAAGGTCTGGTCGTTTCGCACGGTATCTGCCCCAAATTCTCTGATCTCGATACATACTGGATGATGGCTAACGCCGTTGACGAAGCAATTCGTAACGCAGTTGCCGTAGGTGGAGATATCACCCACATGGCCGGTATCGATAACTTCTGCTGGTGCGACCCTGTTCAGTCCGAATCTAGCCCGGACGGTCATTACAAACTGGCGCAGCTGGTCCGGGCTAATCAGGCCCTGTCCCACTTCTGCCGTGCTTTCGGAGTTCCCTGCATTTCCGGTAAGGACTCCATGAAGAACGACTACAAAGGCGGCGGCGTGAAAATATCCATCCCGCCGACTGTACTCTTCTCCACCGTCGGTATTGTTCCGGACATCAACATGTGCGTGACTTCCGATTTCAAGAAGCCGGGTGAATTCATCTACGTGCTCGGTATGACCCGTGACGAAATGGGCGGTTCTGAAATCGCCTCCCAGCTGAACTTCGTGCATGACAAAGTGCCTCATGTTGAGGCTCTCACAGCCAAGGCCCGCTACATGACCCTTAATCAGGCCATGCGTCAGAGGCTGGTAACTTCCTGCCACGACCTTTCCGACGGCGGTCTGGGTGTGGCCCTTGCCGAGATGTCCCTTGGCGGACGTATCGGTTGTGAAGTCGACCTTCGTTCCGTACCTACCGAGTACGGCATGTCGACTCTGTCCGTGCTTTACAGTGAGTCCGCATCCCGTTTCGCGGTGACCGTGGCTCCCGAGAATGCCGGTAAGTTCGAAGAGCTCTTCGCAGGCCAGATCTGCAAGCGCATCGGTATGACCGTTGGCGGAAGCTCCTTCGGCCTCATGGAAGGCTCTGCAGGCATCGTCCGCTGCAAGACCGAAGATCTCGCCACAGCTTTTAAGGAAACCTTGAACTGGTAG
- a CDS encoding HDOD domain-containing protein produces the protein MSLDDVLESPRLMMKLSFPPVMLQLMEEACKPEPDFAVLGKIISMDPALSTTILNLVNSPFYGLSQEITDFKRAAVVLGTRELLNLAVTVTYQKHICANLQNDDYKVYHDWMLTVWGAISAQLIASRICPEQADKVYLCCLLKDISLLFLRCAAPGELPDEISKDSVTRSSPGQTEAENDIWGMNHGALSQLLLTRWKMNNLDCPALQHHHALDEIDSFDSPTQAMILATRWAEMELGNSTTPFNVLQFEVQLQRSLDMDEEAIEGFREVCRTKFQSMLKILGISESGGDAHFYNYSIKSLQSSYFLSLELLTAEGGVDSIARIIGRHLKLSWDITGWELALKSPHTDKYRFYRVADGEDLEVVVSNCPMDEIPWQRRGSGNAEDIFSRNVLFGRFRFDPKLLPAADRKSLKLYFRFIGQAYEHYCAKQHLLEDRAEILETLPLGVASLDSQGDLIDMNEEMVRLLGGASISGTKNFNELFKLGLGSGMGASWAAFLSDESRKSFSKIVCVSLRTGGMPRDACLYVSAYKQERGGEKLVSVVMEDIREMSESQIQALKQRDFLEGLVDSMRDVVLTVDKRGHITYASSRFSKIFLGRNIFEIASPSETYTGHWGPDMFGREKTVVEVLLKRTETSGRPFEFVISKLAGPGEKSLIVARDLTAIRRLEDRLKRQAVFDGLTDLFNHTQFNTLLAREINRSKRTGRPVGLLFFDLDGFKTVNDTEGHQVGDEVLRGVGDILRNELRSGMDFPCRYGGDEFGIIVTEVRAETLEKIGNRIRLRVEKKFSGKVTISGGLTVLKEGDTSDVMLNRADKATYEAKNLGGNVLVWAE, from the coding sequence ATGAGTCTGGATGATGTTCTTGAATCACCACGATTGATGATGAAACTCAGCTTTCCTCCGGTCATGCTCCAACTCATGGAGGAAGCCTGCAAGCCGGAACCTGATTTCGCTGTGCTGGGAAAAATTATCAGCATGGACCCGGCTCTTTCCACCACAATTCTTAATCTTGTTAATTCCCCTTTTTACGGCCTTTCGCAGGAGATTACGGATTTCAAGCGGGCTGCTGTTGTACTGGGGACCCGTGAACTGCTTAATCTGGCGGTCACAGTAACCTATCAGAAGCATATCTGTGCTAATCTGCAAAACGATGACTACAAGGTTTATCATGATTGGATGCTGACAGTCTGGGGGGCAATTTCGGCCCAACTTATAGCTTCCCGTATATGTCCTGAGCAGGCGGATAAGGTATACCTTTGCTGTCTGCTGAAAGATATTTCTCTGCTTTTTTTGCGGTGCGCCGCCCCCGGGGAACTTCCTGATGAAATTTCAAAAGATTCGGTTACCCGTTCCAGTCCCGGACAGACTGAAGCTGAAAATGATATCTGGGGAATGAACCACGGCGCGCTCAGTCAACTGCTGCTGACCCGGTGGAAGATGAACAATCTCGATTGCCCGGCTTTGCAGCATCATCATGCCCTTGATGAAATTGACTCTTTTGATTCTCCCACTCAGGCCATGATTCTGGCAACAAGATGGGCTGAAATGGAACTGGGCAACAGCACCACTCCATTTAATGTTCTCCAGTTTGAGGTACAACTGCAACGCTCTCTTGATATGGATGAAGAGGCGATTGAAGGATTCCGCGAAGTCTGCAGGACAAAGTTTCAGTCAATGCTCAAAATATTGGGTATATCCGAAAGTGGAGGCGATGCCCATTTTTACAATTATTCCATTAAGAGTCTGCAATCCAGCTATTTCCTGAGTCTTGAGCTGCTCACAGCTGAAGGTGGTGTCGACTCTATCGCCCGGATCATCGGCAGGCATCTGAAACTCAGCTGGGATATTACCGGCTGGGAACTGGCCCTGAAGTCTCCGCATACTGATAAATACAGATTTTACCGGGTTGCAGACGGAGAAGACCTGGAGGTTGTAGTCAGCAATTGCCCTATGGATGAAATACCATGGCAGCGCCGCGGCAGCGGTAATGCTGAGGATATTTTCAGCAGAAATGTCCTGTTCGGCAGATTTCGTTTTGACCCCAAACTCCTGCCCGCAGCAGACCGCAAAAGCTTAAAGCTTTATTTCCGGTTCATAGGCCAGGCCTATGAACATTACTGCGCTAAACAGCATCTTCTTGAGGACCGGGCAGAAATTCTCGAAACCTTGCCTTTAGGTGTTGCCAGTCTGGACTCGCAGGGCGATCTCATTGACATGAACGAAGAGATGGTCCGGCTGTTGGGCGGTGCATCCATTTCAGGTACAAAGAATTTTAACGAACTTTTTAAGCTGGGGCTCGGTTCCGGGATGGGAGCAAGCTGGGCTGCTTTTCTCAGTGATGAGTCCCGAAAATCTTTCAGTAAGATTGTTTGTGTCAGCCTGCGTACGGGAGGCATGCCCCGTGATGCCTGCCTTTATGTCTCAGCCTATAAACAGGAACGTGGCGGAGAAAAGCTGGTTTCGGTAGTCATGGAGGATATCCGGGAAATGTCCGAGAGTCAGATTCAGGCTCTCAAACAACGAGATTTTCTTGAGGGACTGGTTGATTCCATGCGCGATGTGGTGCTCACCGTGGATAAACGGGGACATATTACCTATGCATCATCCCGTTTTTCCAAGATTTTTCTTGGGCGGAATATTTTTGAAATCGCCAGCCCCAGTGAAACCTATACCGGCCATTGGGGACCGGATATGTTTGGGCGGGAGAAAACCGTGGTTGAAGTTCTTTTGAAAAGGACTGAGACATCCGGGCGTCCTTTTGAGTTTGTAATCAGTAAATTGGCTGGACCGGGCGAAAAGAGTCTGATCGTAGCCCGTGATCTTACCGCCATCCGCAGGCTTGAGGACAGGCTTAAACGGCAGGCAGTGTTTGACGGCTTGACTGACCTTTTCAACCATACCCAGTTCAATACTCTGCTGGCCCGTGAAATCAATCGCAGCAAGCGGACCGGACGTCCTGTGGGCCTGCTTTTTTTTGATCTGGACGGCTTCAAGACAGTAAATGATACTGAGGGCCATCAGGTCGGTGATGAGGTGCTTAGGGGCGTCGGCGATATTTTGCGTAATGAACTCAGGTCCGGAATGGATTTCCCTTGCCGTTACGGGGGGGATGAGTTCGGTATTATTGTGACTGAAGTACGTGCCGAGACTCTTGAAAAGATCGGCAACAGGATCAGGCTTCGGGTGGAGAAAAAATTTTCCGGCAAGGTCACCATCAGCGGTGGGCTAACAGTGCTCAAGGAAGGTGATACTTCCGATGTCATGCTGAACCGCGCTGATAAAGCGACCTATGAAGCCAAAAATTTGGGCGGAAATGTACTGGTCTGGGCCGAATAA
- a CDS encoding polyprenyl synthetase family protein, whose amino-acid sequence MIELLTYFEKELPLINGFLEQETGKLEGLVKDVARHVLLAPGKRIRPVLTILSARGLGYRKDDLYPLAGSLELLHAATLLHDDILDDADLRRGVKASHLVFGSTETILAGDVLLALANRIGADYGKPRISSVLASGIMATVEGEILEIAHISEPLMDRDTYMEIIIGKTARLIETSCRLGAILASDDRAMEDAVGDFGLNMGIAFQLVDDALDYESPSDDMGKPEGGDLKEGKITLPLIIYLEMLQEKEAEQLLAEIKNRTLPEAKRNQVLAEIRKHGLGDRTRTYAAEYVEKAKTCLDLLPESEEKRVLKQAADFVLTRKK is encoded by the coding sequence ATGATTGAGTTATTAACATATTTTGAAAAGGAATTGCCTCTTATCAACGGTTTTCTGGAGCAGGAAACCGGGAAACTTGAGGGATTGGTCAAAGATGTTGCAAGGCATGTTCTGCTTGCTCCCGGCAAGAGAATTCGCCCTGTACTTACTATCCTTTCCGCTCGAGGGCTGGGCTACCGGAAAGATGATCTCTACCCCTTGGCCGGTTCTCTGGAACTTCTTCATGCTGCAACTTTGTTGCATGACGATATTCTGGATGATGCCGATCTGCGCCGGGGAGTAAAGGCTTCACATCTAGTTTTCGGCTCCACCGAGACAATTCTCGCCGGCGACGTGCTGTTGGCTCTGGCCAACCGGATTGGCGCGGATTACGGCAAGCCGCGGATCAGCTCGGTTTTAGCCTCCGGTATCATGGCAACTGTCGAGGGTGAAATTCTTGAGATTGCCCATATTTCCGAACCGCTCATGGATCGCGATACATACATGGAGATTATCATCGGCAAGACTGCCCGTCTGATTGAAACGTCCTGCCGTCTGGGTGCCATTCTCGCTTCGGATGACAGGGCCATGGAAGATGCGGTCGGTGATTTCGGGCTGAATATGGGCATTGCCTTTCAGCTTGTTGACGATGCCCTTGATTACGAGTCCCCTTCGGATGATATGGGAAAACCTGAAGGCGGAGACCTCAAGGAAGGTAAAATCACTTTACCTTTGATTATTTATCTTGAAATGCTACAAGAAAAAGAGGCAGAGCAGTTGCTTGCCGAGATCAAGAACCGCACCCTGCCGGAAGCAAAGCGCAATCAGGTGCTTGCTGAAATAAGAAAGCACGGGCTGGGCGATAGAACCAGAACCTATGCAGCAGAATATGTGGAGAAGGCTAAGACCTGTCTGGATTTGCTGCCTGAAAGTGAAGAAAAGCGGGTACTCAAACAAGCTGCGGATTTTGTTTTGACCCGAAAAAAATAG